A single window of Channa argus isolate prfri chromosome 12, Channa argus male v1.0, whole genome shotgun sequence DNA harbors:
- the LOC137137064 gene encoding profilin-1-like: MSWQSYVDNIMTPDASGVCPVRAAAICGFKQGCSVWASSGLNVTPEEIKALSGDSKIFAQCGPKIGGVKCRMLRDNKETDGMFSIDFKTSADAEGNTYSVCVGFTHTALIIAMGTKEASGGQISSKLYSIISYLRGAGM, from the exons ATGTCGTGGCAGTCGTACGTTGATAATATTATGACGCCGGACGCGAGCGGGGTGTGCCCGGTCCGGGCTGCGGCCATCTGTGGGTTTAAGCAAGGATGCAGTGTCTGGGCCAGCAGCGGACTGAACGTTACG CCAGAGGAAATTAAGGCCCTGAGTGGAGACAGTAAGATTTTCGCCCAGTGCGGCCCTAAAATTGGAGGGGTCAAGTGCAGGATGCTGCGAGACAACAAGGAAACTGATGGTATGTTTAGCATCGATTTCAAGACTTCAGCAGATGCCGAGGGAAACACCTACAGTGTATGTGTTGGCTTTACCCACACAG CTTTAATCATCGCTATGGGCACAAAAGAAGCCTCTGGAGGGCAGATTTCCTCCAAGCTCTACAGCATAATTAGCTACCTGCGGGGTGCCGGCATGTAG
- the eno3 gene encoding beta-enolase, protein MSITKIHAREILDSRGNPTVEVDLWTAKGLFRAAVPSGASTGVHEALELRDGDKTRYLGKGTIKAVEHVNKDIAPKLIEKNFSVVEQEKIDKFMLELDGTDNKSKFGANAILGVSLAVCKAGAAEKGVPLYRHIADLAGHKDIILPVPAFNVINGGSHAGNKLAMQEFMILPVGAANFHEAMRIGAEVYHNLKNVIKAKYGKDATNVGDEGGFAPNILENNEALELLKTAIEKAGYPDKIIIGMDVAASEFFRSGKYDLDFKSPDDVSRHISGEKLGDLYRSFIKNYPVQSIEDPFDQDDWEQWAKFTASVDIQIVGDDLTVTNPKRIQQAVDKKACNCLLLKVNQIGSVTESIQACKLAQSSGWGVMVSHRSGETEDTFIADLVVGLCTGQIKTGAPCRSERLAKYNQLMRIEEELGDKAKFAGRDFRHPKIN, encoded by the exons ATGTCTATCACTAAGATTCATGCTCGGGAAATCCTGGACTCCAGAGGAAACCCCACAGTGGAGGTGGACCTGTGGACGGCCAAGG GTCTTTTCAGGGCTGCGGTTCCCAGCGGTGCATCAACTGGAGTCCATGAAGCTCTGGAGCTCCGTGATGGAGACAAGACCCGCTACCTGGGCAAGG GTACGATAAAGGCTGTGGAACATGTGAACAAAGACATCGCCCCCAAGCTGATTGAGAAG AACTTCAGCGTTGTTGAGCAGGAGAAGATCGACAAGTTCATGCTGGAGTTGGATGGCACTGACAACAAAT CTAAGTTTGGTGCTAATGCCATTCTGGGCGTGTCGCTGGCTGTCTGTAAGGCTGGAGCAGCGGAGAAGGGAGTTCCTCTGTACCGCCACATCGCGGACCTCGCTGGACACAAAGATATCATCCTTCCTGTTCCT GCCTTTAATGTCATTAATGGAGGAAGCCACGCTGGAAACAAACTGGCCATGCAGGAGTTCATGATTCTTCCAGTCGGCGCTGCCAACTTTCATGAAGCCATGAGAATTGGAGCTGAG GTCTACCACAACCTGAAGAATGTGATTAAGGCAAAGTATGGTAAGGATGCCACCAATGTGGGAGACGAGGGAGGCTTCGCCCCCAACATCCTGGAGAATAATGAGG ctctggAGCTGCTGAAGACGGCCATTGAGAAGGCTGGCTACCCTGACAAGATCATCATCGGCATGGATGTTGCAGCCTCTGAGTTCTTCCGCAGTGGGAAATACGACTTGGACTTTAAATCTCCTGACGACGTATCTAGACACATCAGTGGAGAGAAGCTGGGAGACCTGTACCGCAGCTTCATTAAGAACTATCCTG TCCAGTCTATTGAGGATCCATTCGACCAGGATGACTGGGAGCAGTGGGCCAAGTTTACCGCCTCTGTAGATATCCAg attgTAGGAGATGACCTGACGGTGACCAATCCCAAGAGGATCCAGCAGGCAGTAGACAAGAAGGCCTGCAACTGCCTGCTGCTCAAGGTCAACCAGATTGGCTCCGTCACCGAGTCCATCCAGGC gtgTAAGTTGGCTCAGAGCAGCGGTTGGGGTGTGATGGTCAGCCATCGCTCTGGAGAGACTGAGGACACCTTCATCGCTGACCTGGTGGTCGGACTCTGTACTGGACAG atTAAGACTGGTGCTCCCTGCAGATCAGAGCGTCTGGCCAAATACAACCAGCTGATGAG GATCGAGGAAGAGCTTGGGGACAAGGCCAAGTTCGCAGGCAGAGACTTCCGCCACCCAAAGATCAACTAA
- the nppcl2 gene encoding C-type natriuretic peptide 2, whose product MASPLSSSFFVPLLLLFLTVAVEMRPSPQQDDKQVLHSLFGSHLSSLILAPPTSQDITEGSAGHPPHLHSSPSVGLALNRVAGKGLAVSRQEAVPRFFLDFLQRQAKMRRRSRKSMMGGRGCFGMKMDRIGSISGLGC is encoded by the exons ATGGCTTCTCCTTTGTCTTCCTCCTTTTTCGTTCCTctactcctcctcttcctcactgtTGCTGTGGAGATGAGACCTTCGCCGCAGCAGGATGACAAACAG GTATTACACTCTCTTTTTGGCTCCCACCTCTCTTCTCTCATCCTGGCGCCACCCACCTCTCAGGACATCACAGAGGGCTCAGCTGGACATCCTCCCCACTTACACTCATCTCCCTCTGTGGGATTGGCCCTAAATCGTGTCGCTGGAAAGGGATTAGCTGTCAGCAGACAAGAGGCGGTCCCTCGGTTCTTCCTCGACTTTCTGCAGCGACAAGCCAAAATGAGGAGGCGGAGCAGAAAGTCGATGATGGGTGGAAGAGGATGCTTTGGGATGAAGATGGACCGCATTGGCTCCATCAGTGGGCTGGGGTGTTAA
- the zgc:85858 gene encoding stress-associated endoplasmic reticulum protein 1 → MSAVQRMKVANERHSKTITQRGHVQKTSRPVNEEKSPVGPWLLALFVFVVCGSAIFQIIQSIRQGL, encoded by the exons ATGTCGGCGGTGCAGAGGATGAAAGTGGCGAACGAGCGGCACAGCAAGACCATCACACAGCGGGGACACGTCCAGAAGACATCG cGGCCAGTAAACGAGGAGAAGTCTCCTGTGGGTCCGTGGCTGCTCgctctgtttgtctttgtggtttgtggttCAG CCATCTTCCAGATCATCCAGAGCATCAGGCAGGGCTTGtga